One region of Pseudomonas alvandae genomic DNA includes:
- the aat gene encoding leucyl/phenylalanyl-tRNA--protein transferase gives MLTWLQRNTFDFPPLEKAMRDPNGLLAAGGDLSADRLIQAYRHGCFPWFSEGQPILWWSPDPRTVLFPDELHVSRSLGKLLRKRRYEVTFDRDFAAVIKACAAPRDYADGTWITEAMQTAYLELHRRGFAHSVEVWDQGELVGGLYGLAMGQLFFGESMFSRADNASKFGFATLVQHLKEAGFVLIDCQMPTEHLHSLGARSIPRTTFAGYLKAHLDQPNHATWVC, from the coding sequence ATGCTGACTTGGTTACAACGCAACACCTTCGATTTTCCGCCACTGGAAAAAGCCATGCGCGACCCCAACGGCTTGCTCGCCGCCGGTGGGGATCTGTCCGCCGACCGCTTGATCCAGGCCTATCGCCACGGTTGTTTTCCGTGGTTTTCCGAAGGCCAGCCGATCCTGTGGTGGTCGCCGGATCCGCGTACGGTGCTGTTTCCCGACGAGCTGCATGTCTCGCGCAGCCTGGGCAAGCTTCTGCGCAAACGCCGCTATGAAGTGACGTTCGACCGGGATTTCGCCGCCGTCATCAAGGCCTGCGCCGCGCCCCGCGATTATGCCGACGGCACCTGGATCACCGAAGCCATGCAGACCGCTTATCTGGAACTGCACCGGCGCGGCTTCGCCCATTCGGTGGAAGTCTGGGATCAAGGCGAACTGGTGGGTGGCCTGTACGGCCTGGCGATGGGGCAACTGTTTTTTGGCGAGTCCATGTTCAGCCGGGCCGACAATGCGTCGAAATTCGGCTTCGCAACCCTGGTCCAACATCTCAAGGAGGCGGGTTTCGTGCTGATCGACTGCCAGATGCCTACGGAGCACCTGCATAGCCTGGGCGCGCGGTCGATCCCCCGTACGACGTTTGCCGGCTACCTGAAGGCGCATCTGGACCAACCGAACCACGCCACCTGGGTTTGCTGA